Proteins encoded in a region of the Carassius auratus strain Wakin chromosome 21, ASM336829v1, whole genome shotgun sequence genome:
- the LOC113038134 gene encoding angiomotin-like isoform X4 — MRAAASVSEDTSASSSSGSGHTVLQRLLQEQMRYGEGRNYLALQQQQQQQQQQQQQQQQQQQQQQQGPISGYPGPGSPGDEHSMVSHIARQEPQGQELQADSGMEKLSTRTGSGGTGSGGGSCVSRQGQNPEDLPTYDQAKVQSQYFRGHQPQQPQPQIPPSVGAAFYVTGVSNPKVRPPEGRPTVQRVNGGKVHQDDGLKDLKQGHVRSLSERLMQLSLATSGVKAHAPVTSSPLSPQLPPPGLPGDYYKPTGPPHRGPPPDYPFKGMPSPPKQQQHHQPQHQEPGHFYPDHRGTSQPARADIPHVRYQPPPEYGSFRSNKESSSHSQRSVHHHSPSSSVTSGGSLSRAQSATLSSIMASSHPHPPMGHQGEHFLTGARSSQGPGSHQGDPYGPSHPPHQRSHAFPHDHYGSAPRGLHMHQHQYHQQGPQQQQQQSPGQHYPHPHSMQGDPYAMLARAQQMVDMLSEENRLLKQELEVCGEKVSKLQKLETEIQMVSEVYENLAKSSTKREALEKTMRNKLEMEVRRMHDFNRDLRERMETANKQLAAKECEGTEDNRKTISQLLAQIKEIQREKEKQDIEFNSLRSTNEDQRRHIEIRDQALNNAQAKVVKLEEELKKKQVYVEKVERMQQALAQLQAACEKREQLEHRLRTRLERELESLRMQQRQGGSQNPVSPEFSTAALMEHLREKEERILALEADMTKWEQKYLEESVMRQFALDAAASVATQRDTSSAIISHSPSSSYDTSVEARIQKEEEEILMANRRCLDMESRIKNLHAQIIEKDAMIKVLHQRSRKEPASKLDAPAMRPSKSLMSIAMGTGSSSGSGLLSHSMGLSGSSPITEERREDRSWKGSLGVLLGPEFRGDSLRTESISSSPSPVLPSTPMPAATHSKTGSRDSCTQTEKGQEASKPSTPALQSVSGPSRISSPSPVYIPDRIADVPVFHSSTLERRAPVQSPPQQSLPPTPLPAQDMDSEMVEILI, encoded by the exons ATGAGGGCGGCAGCCTCAGTTTCCGAGGACACATCAGCTAGCAGCAGTAGTGGTAGTGGCCATACGGTTCTACAGCGGCTCTTACAGGAGCAAATGCGCTATGGCGAGGGCCGAAATTATCTTGCCTTgcagcaacagcaacaacaacaacaacaacagcaacagcagcagcagcagcagcagcagcaacaacaacaaggtCCAATAAGTGGATACCCGGGCCCTGGCAGCCCAGGGGATGAGCACTCCATGGTCTCTCACATTGCGAGGCAGGAGCCTCAAGGCCAGGAGCTGCAGGCCGACAGCGGCATGGAGAAGCTTAGCACACGCACTGGCAGTGGAGGCACGGGGTCAGGTGGTGGAAGCTGTGTGAGTAGACAAGGGCAGAATCCCGAAGACTTGCCCACCTATGACCAAGCCAAGGTGCAGTCGCAGTATTTCCGTGGCCATCAGCCCCAGCAGCCTCAACCACAGATACCCCCATCAGTGGGTGCTGCATTTTATGTGACTGGCGTCAGCAACCCTAAGGTGCGACCCCCAGAGGGCAGGCCTACGGTGCAAAGAGTGAACGGAGGCAAAGTGCACCAGGATGATGGGCTAAAGGATCTTAAACAAGGACATGTACGTTCGCTCAGCGAAAGACTAATGCAGCTCTCGCTGGCCACCAGTGGGGTCAAGGCCCATGCGCCTGTTACCAGTTCACCACTTTCTCCCCAGCTGCCTCCACCTGGACTTCCTGGAGACTATTATAAACCCACTGGGCCCCCACACAGAGGCCCACCTCCAGACTACCCTTTTAAAGGAATGCCCTCTCCACCCAAACAACAGCAGCACCATCAGCCTCAGCACCAGGAGCCTGGGCACTTCTACCCAGACCACCGTGGCACAAGCCAGCCAGCTAGGGCTGATATTCCTCATGTCCGTTACCAGCCACCACCAGAATATGGCTCTTTCCG GTCAAATAAGGAGAGTTCAAGTCACTCTCAAAGGTCTGTCCATCACCACAGCCCTTCATCTTCTGTTACGTCAGGGGGCTCACTTTCCCGTGCTCAGTCCGCCACTCTCAGCAGCATCATGGCCTCTTCCCACCCTCATCCACCTATGGGTCACCAGGGAGAGCACTTCCTCACCGGTGCTCGTAGCTCACAGGGGCCTGGTTCCCACCAGGGGGATCCATATGGTCCAAGTCACCCTCCACATCAGCGGAGCCACGCGTTTCCTCATGATCATTATGGGTCAGCTCCCAGGGGCCTCCACATGCATCAGCACCAGTACCACCAACAGGGcccccagcagcagcagcaacagagtCCAGGACAACACTACCCACATCCACACTCCATGCAGGGAGATCCTTATGCCATGCTAGCCCGTGCCCAGCAGATGGTGGATATGCTGTCCGAAGAAAACCGCTTGCTTAAGCAAGAGCTGGAAGTGTGTGGGGAGAAGGTGTCCAAATTGCAAAAG CTGGAGACTGAGATCCAGATGGTGTCTGAAGTCTATGAGAACCTGGCCAAATCATCCACAAAGAGGGAAGCTCTCGAGAAGACCATGAGAAATAAGCTGGAGATGGAGGTGCGCAGGATGCACGACTTCAACAGGGATCTAAGAG AGCGAATGGAAACGGCCAACAAGCAGCTTGCTGCAAAAGAGTGTGAAGGCACTGAGGACAATCGCAAAACCATCTCGCAGCTTCTGGCTCAGA TTAAAGAGATTCAAAGAGAGAAGGAGAAGCAGGATATCGAGTTTAATTCACTTCGCTCCACCAACGAGGACCAGCGCAGACACATAGAGATCCGTGACCAGGCCTTGAATAACGCCCAAGCCAAAGTGGTCAAGCTGGAGGAGGAG CTGAAGAAAAAACAGGTATATGTGGAGAAGGTGGAGCGGATGCAGCAGGCTCTAGCACAGCTTCAAGCTGCTTGTGAGAAGAGAGAACAACTTGAGCATCGGCTACGCACACGACTGGAGAGAGAGCTCGAATCACTGCGAATGCAACAG aggCAGGGTGGTTCTCAGAACCCAGTTAGTCCTGAGTTTAGCACAGCAGCTCTGATGGAGCACCTGAGAGAAAAAGAGGAGAGGATTTTGGCCCTGGAGGCCGACATGACAAAATGGGAGCAGAAGTACCTGGAGGAGAGTGTCATGAGACAGTTCGCGCTGGACGCCGCTGCTTCTGTGGCCACACAGAG AGACACGTCCTCTGCCATCATCAGCCATTCCCCCAGCAGCAGCTACGACACTTCGGTGGAGGCACGTATCcagaaagaagaagaggagatcCTCATGGCTAACCGCCGCTGTCTAGACATGGAGAGCAGGATCAAGAACCTGCACGCTCAGATCATAGAGAAGGACGCCATGATAAAGGTACTGCATCAGCGCTCACGGAAAGAACCGGCCAGCAAATTAGACGCCCCTGCCATGAGGCCCTCCAAGTCCCTCATGTCCATAGCTATGGGCACCGGCAGCTCCAGCGGCTCCGGGCTGCTCTCACACTCTATGGGTCTGAGCGGAAGCAGCCCCATCACAGAGGAGCGCAGGGAAGACCGCAGCTGGAAGGGCAGTCTGG GTGTTCTGCTCGGCCCAGAGTTCAGAGGTGACTCTCTGAGAACAGAGTCCATCTCCTCCTCTCCATCTCCAGTCCTGCCCTCCACCCCCATGCCAGCCGCCACACACTCGAAGACCGGCAGCAGAGACAGCTGCACCCAGACTGAAAAGGGTCAGGAGGCCAGCAAGCCAAGCACACCTGCCCTGCAGAGCGTATCCGGACCGAGCCGGATCAGCAGCCCGAGCCCAGTCTACATACCCGACCGCATCGCCG ATGTTCCAGTATTTCACAGCAGTACATTAGAGAGGAGAGCTCCAGTGCAGTCGCCCCCGCAGCAGAGCCTGCCCCCGACGCCACTCCCAGCGCAGGACATGGACAGCGAGATGGTGGAGATACTcatctga
- the LOC113038134 gene encoding angiomotin-like isoform X2: MDFIGFYTRFTSTRRTDAEGEIVNASMISVEDWSPDQVSTWIKHIGFPQYAQSFMENGVSGLDLLEVTGSILEWLGVQDLADRLCVLEQLEELLQSSDPSHCQHHEQPELTHDSVYSSHRGSVDRARSSSFHEVGRSRELEMRAAASVSEDTSASSSSGSGHTVLQRLLQEQMRYGEGRNYLALQQQQQQQQQQQQQQQQQQQQQQQGPISGYPGPGSPGDEHSMVSHIARQEPQGQELQADSGMEKLSTRTGSGGTGSGGGSCVSRQGQNPEDLPTYDQAKVQSQYFRGHQPQQPQPQIPPSVGAAFYVTGVSNPKVRPPEGRPTVQRVNGGKVHQDDGLKDLKQGHVRSLSERLMQLSLATSGVKAHAPVTSSPLSPQLPPPGLPGDYYKPTGPPHRGPPPDYPFKGMPSPPKQQQHHQPQHQEPGHFYPDHRGTSQPARADIPHVRYQPPPEYGSFRSNKESSSHSQRSVHHHSPSSSVTSGGSLSRAQSATLSSIMASSHPHPPMGHQGEHFLTGARSSQGPGSHQGDPYGPSHPPHQRSHAFPHDHYGSAPRGLHMHQHQYHQQGPQQQQQQSPGQHYPHPHSMQGDPYAMLARAQQMVDMLSEENRLLKQELEVCGEKVSKLQKLETEIQMVSEVYENLAKSSTKREALEKTMRNKLEMEVRRMHDFNRDLRERMETANKQLAAKECEGTEDNRKTISQLLAQIKEIQREKEKQDIEFNSLRSTNEDQRRHIEIRDQALNNAQAKVVKLEEELKKKQVYVEKVERMQQALAQLQAACEKREQLEHRLRTRLERELESLRMQQRQGGSQNPVSPEFSTAALMEHLREKEERILALEADMTKWEQKYLEESVMRQFALDAAASVATQRDTSSAIISHSPSSSYDTSVEARIQKEEEEILMANRRCLDMESRIKNLHAQIIEKDAMIKVLHQRSRKEPASKLDAPAMRPSKSLMSIAMGTGSSSGSGLLSHSMGLSGSSPITEERREDRSWKGSLGVLLGPEFRGDSLRTESISSSPSPVLPSTPMPAATHSKTGSRDSCTQTEKGQEASKPSTPALQSVSGPSRISSPSPVYIPDRIADVPVFHSSTLERRAPVQSPPQQSLPPTPLPAQDMDSEMVEILI, translated from the exons ATGGATTTCATAGGATTTTATACTCGCTTCACCTCAACAA gaagAACCGATGCAGAAGGAGAGATTGTAAATGCAAGCATGATTTCAGTCGAGGACTGGAGCCCAGACCAAGTGTCCACATGGATAAAGCATATTGGATTTCCTCAGTATGCGCAGAGTTTTATGG AAAATGGAGTTTCTGGATTAGATCTTTTGGAAGTCACTGGTTCAATTTTAG AGTGGCTTGGCGTCCAGGACCTTGCGGACCGGCTGTGTGTTTTGGAGCAACTTGAGGAGCTTCTTCAGTCCAGTGACCCTAGCCATTGTCAGCACCATGAGCAGCCAGAATTGACACACGACAGCGTCTACAGCAGCCACAGAG GGAGTGTGGACCGTGCCCGAAGCTCCTCCTTCCATGAGGTAGGCAGGTCACGGGAGCTGGAAATGAGGGCGGCAGCCTCAGTTTCCGAGGACACATCAGCTAGCAGCAGTAGTGGTAGTGGCCATACGGTTCTACAGCGGCTCTTACAGGAGCAAATGCGCTATGGCGAGGGCCGAAATTATCTTGCCTTgcagcaacagcaacaacaacaacaacaacagcaacagcagcagcagcagcagcagcagcaacaacaacaaggtCCAATAAGTGGATACCCGGGCCCTGGCAGCCCAGGGGATGAGCACTCCATGGTCTCTCACATTGCGAGGCAGGAGCCTCAAGGCCAGGAGCTGCAGGCCGACAGCGGCATGGAGAAGCTTAGCACACGCACTGGCAGTGGAGGCACGGGGTCAGGTGGTGGAAGCTGTGTGAGTAGACAAGGGCAGAATCCCGAAGACTTGCCCACCTATGACCAAGCCAAGGTGCAGTCGCAGTATTTCCGTGGCCATCAGCCCCAGCAGCCTCAACCACAGATACCCCCATCAGTGGGTGCTGCATTTTATGTGACTGGCGTCAGCAACCCTAAGGTGCGACCCCCAGAGGGCAGGCCTACGGTGCAAAGAGTGAACGGAGGCAAAGTGCACCAGGATGATGGGCTAAAGGATCTTAAACAAGGACATGTACGTTCGCTCAGCGAAAGACTAATGCAGCTCTCGCTGGCCACCAGTGGGGTCAAGGCCCATGCGCCTGTTACCAGTTCACCACTTTCTCCCCAGCTGCCTCCACCTGGACTTCCTGGAGACTATTATAAACCCACTGGGCCCCCACACAGAGGCCCACCTCCAGACTACCCTTTTAAAGGAATGCCCTCTCCACCCAAACAACAGCAGCACCATCAGCCTCAGCACCAGGAGCCTGGGCACTTCTACCCAGACCACCGTGGCACAAGCCAGCCAGCTAGGGCTGATATTCCTCATGTCCGTTACCAGCCACCACCAGAATATGGCTCTTTCCG GTCAAATAAGGAGAGTTCAAGTCACTCTCAAAGGTCTGTCCATCACCACAGCCCTTCATCTTCTGTTACGTCAGGGGGCTCACTTTCCCGTGCTCAGTCCGCCACTCTCAGCAGCATCATGGCCTCTTCCCACCCTCATCCACCTATGGGTCACCAGGGAGAGCACTTCCTCACCGGTGCTCGTAGCTCACAGGGGCCTGGTTCCCACCAGGGGGATCCATATGGTCCAAGTCACCCTCCACATCAGCGGAGCCACGCGTTTCCTCATGATCATTATGGGTCAGCTCCCAGGGGCCTCCACATGCATCAGCACCAGTACCACCAACAGGGcccccagcagcagcagcaacagagtCCAGGACAACACTACCCACATCCACACTCCATGCAGGGAGATCCTTATGCCATGCTAGCCCGTGCCCAGCAGATGGTGGATATGCTGTCCGAAGAAAACCGCTTGCTTAAGCAAGAGCTGGAAGTGTGTGGGGAGAAGGTGTCCAAATTGCAAAAG CTGGAGACTGAGATCCAGATGGTGTCTGAAGTCTATGAGAACCTGGCCAAATCATCCACAAAGAGGGAAGCTCTCGAGAAGACCATGAGAAATAAGCTGGAGATGGAGGTGCGCAGGATGCACGACTTCAACAGGGATCTAAGAG AGCGAATGGAAACGGCCAACAAGCAGCTTGCTGCAAAAGAGTGTGAAGGCACTGAGGACAATCGCAAAACCATCTCGCAGCTTCTGGCTCAGA TTAAAGAGATTCAAAGAGAGAAGGAGAAGCAGGATATCGAGTTTAATTCACTTCGCTCCACCAACGAGGACCAGCGCAGACACATAGAGATCCGTGACCAGGCCTTGAATAACGCCCAAGCCAAAGTGGTCAAGCTGGAGGAGGAG CTGAAGAAAAAACAGGTATATGTGGAGAAGGTGGAGCGGATGCAGCAGGCTCTAGCACAGCTTCAAGCTGCTTGTGAGAAGAGAGAACAACTTGAGCATCGGCTACGCACACGACTGGAGAGAGAGCTCGAATCACTGCGAATGCAACAG aggCAGGGTGGTTCTCAGAACCCAGTTAGTCCTGAGTTTAGCACAGCAGCTCTGATGGAGCACCTGAGAGAAAAAGAGGAGAGGATTTTGGCCCTGGAGGCCGACATGACAAAATGGGAGCAGAAGTACCTGGAGGAGAGTGTCATGAGACAGTTCGCGCTGGACGCCGCTGCTTCTGTGGCCACACAGAG AGACACGTCCTCTGCCATCATCAGCCATTCCCCCAGCAGCAGCTACGACACTTCGGTGGAGGCACGTATCcagaaagaagaagaggagatcCTCATGGCTAACCGCCGCTGTCTAGACATGGAGAGCAGGATCAAGAACCTGCACGCTCAGATCATAGAGAAGGACGCCATGATAAAGGTACTGCATCAGCGCTCACGGAAAGAACCGGCCAGCAAATTAGACGCCCCTGCCATGAGGCCCTCCAAGTCCCTCATGTCCATAGCTATGGGCACCGGCAGCTCCAGCGGCTCCGGGCTGCTCTCACACTCTATGGGTCTGAGCGGAAGCAGCCCCATCACAGAGGAGCGCAGGGAAGACCGCAGCTGGAAGGGCAGTCTGG GTGTTCTGCTCGGCCCAGAGTTCAGAGGTGACTCTCTGAGAACAGAGTCCATCTCCTCCTCTCCATCTCCAGTCCTGCCCTCCACCCCCATGCCAGCCGCCACACACTCGAAGACCGGCAGCAGAGACAGCTGCACCCAGACTGAAAAGGGTCAGGAGGCCAGCAAGCCAAGCACACCTGCCCTGCAGAGCGTATCCGGACCGAGCCGGATCAGCAGCCCGAGCCCAGTCTACATACCCGACCGCATCGCCG ATGTTCCAGTATTTCACAGCAGTACATTAGAGAGGAGAGCTCCAGTGCAGTCGCCCCCGCAGCAGAGCCTGCCCCCGACGCCACTCCCAGCGCAGGACATGGACAGCGAGATGGTGGAGATACTcatctga
- the LOC113038134 gene encoding angiomotin-like isoform X3: MFRKKASSSLRMRGISENNRWSVDRARSSSFHEVGRSRELEMRAAASVSEDTSASSSSGSGHTVLQRLLQEQMRYGEGRNYLALQQQQQQQQQQQQQQQQQQQQQQQGPISGYPGPGSPGDEHSMVSHIARQEPQGQELQADSGMEKLSTRTGSGGTGSGGGSCVSRQGQNPEDLPTYDQAKVQSQYFRGHQPQQPQPQIPPSVGAAFYVTGVSNPKVRPPEGRPTVQRVNGGKVHQDDGLKDLKQGHVRSLSERLMQLSLATSGVKAHAPVTSSPLSPQLPPPGLPGDYYKPTGPPHRGPPPDYPFKGMPSPPKQQQHHQPQHQEPGHFYPDHRGTSQPARADIPHVRYQPPPEYGSFRSNKESSSHSQRSVHHHSPSSSVTSGGSLSRAQSATLSSIMASSHPHPPMGHQGEHFLTGARSSQGPGSHQGDPYGPSHPPHQRSHAFPHDHYGSAPRGLHMHQHQYHQQGPQQQQQQSPGQHYPHPHSMQGDPYAMLARAQQMVDMLSEENRLLKQELEVCGEKVSKLQKLETEIQMVSEVYENLAKSSTKREALEKTMRNKLEMEVRRMHDFNRDLRERMETANKQLAAKECEGTEDNRKTISQLLAQIKEIQREKEKQDIEFNSLRSTNEDQRRHIEIRDQALNNAQAKVVKLEEELKKKQVYVEKVERMQQALAQLQAACEKREQLEHRLRTRLERELESLRMQQRQGGSQNPVSPEFSTAALMEHLREKEERILALEADMTKWEQKYLEESVMRQFALDAAASVATQRDTSSAIISHSPSSSYDTSVEARIQKEEEEILMANRRCLDMESRIKNLHAQIIEKDAMIKVLHQRSRKEPASKLDAPAMRPSKSLMSIAMGTGSSSGSGLLSHSMGLSGSSPITEERREDRSWKGSLGVLLGPEFRGDSLRTESISSSPSPVLPSTPMPAATHSKTGSRDSCTQTEKGQEASKPSTPALQSVSGPSRISSPSPVYIPDRIADVPVFHSSTLERRAPVQSPPQQSLPPTPLPAQDMDSEMVEILI, from the exons ATGTTTCGGAAAAAAGCCTCATCCTCCTTGAGAATGCGAGGAATATCAGAAAACAATAGAT GGAGTGTGGACCGTGCCCGAAGCTCCTCCTTCCATGAGGTAGGCAGGTCACGGGAGCTGGAAATGAGGGCGGCAGCCTCAGTTTCCGAGGACACATCAGCTAGCAGCAGTAGTGGTAGTGGCCATACGGTTCTACAGCGGCTCTTACAGGAGCAAATGCGCTATGGCGAGGGCCGAAATTATCTTGCCTTgcagcaacagcaacaacaacaacaacaacagcaacagcagcagcagcagcagcagcagcaacaacaacaaggtCCAATAAGTGGATACCCGGGCCCTGGCAGCCCAGGGGATGAGCACTCCATGGTCTCTCACATTGCGAGGCAGGAGCCTCAAGGCCAGGAGCTGCAGGCCGACAGCGGCATGGAGAAGCTTAGCACACGCACTGGCAGTGGAGGCACGGGGTCAGGTGGTGGAAGCTGTGTGAGTAGACAAGGGCAGAATCCCGAAGACTTGCCCACCTATGACCAAGCCAAGGTGCAGTCGCAGTATTTCCGTGGCCATCAGCCCCAGCAGCCTCAACCACAGATACCCCCATCAGTGGGTGCTGCATTTTATGTGACTGGCGTCAGCAACCCTAAGGTGCGACCCCCAGAGGGCAGGCCTACGGTGCAAAGAGTGAACGGAGGCAAAGTGCACCAGGATGATGGGCTAAAGGATCTTAAACAAGGACATGTACGTTCGCTCAGCGAAAGACTAATGCAGCTCTCGCTGGCCACCAGTGGGGTCAAGGCCCATGCGCCTGTTACCAGTTCACCACTTTCTCCCCAGCTGCCTCCACCTGGACTTCCTGGAGACTATTATAAACCCACTGGGCCCCCACACAGAGGCCCACCTCCAGACTACCCTTTTAAAGGAATGCCCTCTCCACCCAAACAACAGCAGCACCATCAGCCTCAGCACCAGGAGCCTGGGCACTTCTACCCAGACCACCGTGGCACAAGCCAGCCAGCTAGGGCTGATATTCCTCATGTCCGTTACCAGCCACCACCAGAATATGGCTCTTTCCG GTCAAATAAGGAGAGTTCAAGTCACTCTCAAAGGTCTGTCCATCACCACAGCCCTTCATCTTCTGTTACGTCAGGGGGCTCACTTTCCCGTGCTCAGTCCGCCACTCTCAGCAGCATCATGGCCTCTTCCCACCCTCATCCACCTATGGGTCACCAGGGAGAGCACTTCCTCACCGGTGCTCGTAGCTCACAGGGGCCTGGTTCCCACCAGGGGGATCCATATGGTCCAAGTCACCCTCCACATCAGCGGAGCCACGCGTTTCCTCATGATCATTATGGGTCAGCTCCCAGGGGCCTCCACATGCATCAGCACCAGTACCACCAACAGGGcccccagcagcagcagcaacagagtCCAGGACAACACTACCCACATCCACACTCCATGCAGGGAGATCCTTATGCCATGCTAGCCCGTGCCCAGCAGATGGTGGATATGCTGTCCGAAGAAAACCGCTTGCTTAAGCAAGAGCTGGAAGTGTGTGGGGAGAAGGTGTCCAAATTGCAAAAG CTGGAGACTGAGATCCAGATGGTGTCTGAAGTCTATGAGAACCTGGCCAAATCATCCACAAAGAGGGAAGCTCTCGAGAAGACCATGAGAAATAAGCTGGAGATGGAGGTGCGCAGGATGCACGACTTCAACAGGGATCTAAGAG AGCGAATGGAAACGGCCAACAAGCAGCTTGCTGCAAAAGAGTGTGAAGGCACTGAGGACAATCGCAAAACCATCTCGCAGCTTCTGGCTCAGA TTAAAGAGATTCAAAGAGAGAAGGAGAAGCAGGATATCGAGTTTAATTCACTTCGCTCCACCAACGAGGACCAGCGCAGACACATAGAGATCCGTGACCAGGCCTTGAATAACGCCCAAGCCAAAGTGGTCAAGCTGGAGGAGGAG CTGAAGAAAAAACAGGTATATGTGGAGAAGGTGGAGCGGATGCAGCAGGCTCTAGCACAGCTTCAAGCTGCTTGTGAGAAGAGAGAACAACTTGAGCATCGGCTACGCACACGACTGGAGAGAGAGCTCGAATCACTGCGAATGCAACAG aggCAGGGTGGTTCTCAGAACCCAGTTAGTCCTGAGTTTAGCACAGCAGCTCTGATGGAGCACCTGAGAGAAAAAGAGGAGAGGATTTTGGCCCTGGAGGCCGACATGACAAAATGGGAGCAGAAGTACCTGGAGGAGAGTGTCATGAGACAGTTCGCGCTGGACGCCGCTGCTTCTGTGGCCACACAGAG AGACACGTCCTCTGCCATCATCAGCCATTCCCCCAGCAGCAGCTACGACACTTCGGTGGAGGCACGTATCcagaaagaagaagaggagatcCTCATGGCTAACCGCCGCTGTCTAGACATGGAGAGCAGGATCAAGAACCTGCACGCTCAGATCATAGAGAAGGACGCCATGATAAAGGTACTGCATCAGCGCTCACGGAAAGAACCGGCCAGCAAATTAGACGCCCCTGCCATGAGGCCCTCCAAGTCCCTCATGTCCATAGCTATGGGCACCGGCAGCTCCAGCGGCTCCGGGCTGCTCTCACACTCTATGGGTCTGAGCGGAAGCAGCCCCATCACAGAGGAGCGCAGGGAAGACCGCAGCTGGAAGGGCAGTCTGG GTGTTCTGCTCGGCCCAGAGTTCAGAGGTGACTCTCTGAGAACAGAGTCCATCTCCTCCTCTCCATCTCCAGTCCTGCCCTCCACCCCCATGCCAGCCGCCACACACTCGAAGACCGGCAGCAGAGACAGCTGCACCCAGACTGAAAAGGGTCAGGAGGCCAGCAAGCCAAGCACACCTGCCCTGCAGAGCGTATCCGGACCGAGCCGGATCAGCAGCCCGAGCCCAGTCTACATACCCGACCGCATCGCCG ATGTTCCAGTATTTCACAGCAGTACATTAGAGAGGAGAGCTCCAGTGCAGTCGCCCCCGCAGCAGAGCCTGCCCCCGACGCCACTCCCAGCGCAGGACATGGACAGCGAGATGGTGGAGATACTcatctga